ttgttattttttttaatggcAGTATTCGGCTTCCCATATCTGCTGAATAAATTTATTACTAAAGTGCAGAATTCTGGAGCAATACAAATTTCGAAAGGAAGTGGTAGTGAGCCTATCGATCCTTCCAAGTTGGAATTTGCCAGAGCGTTATATGATTTTGTTCCAGAAAATCCACAGATTGAAGTAGCCTTGACAAAAGGTGATTTGATGGCCATTTTGAGTAAGAAGGATCCCATCGGTAAGAATTCCGACTGGTGGAAGGTAAGgacaaaaaatggtaaaattGGTTACATTCCATATAACTATATTGAGATCATAAAACGgcggaaaaaaattgagcaCATTAATGAAGAAGTATCAGCACACTAATGTGTAGATGttcatatacatatatatatatatacatgtaaATCCAGTAATGACTACGATAATGTACCAAGCAGCGGCGGTGTCAAGAGAAAGCacttgatgaaaaaacaagTAACATTGTAAAAACACATCTTATTTCTACACTTGAAAAACTCAATTTCTCATGTACACATATGTATCTCTATGTATGAATAGGGCGTCTACATTTGGATATGGATATATAAACATATCCACTATGTGACGGTGATATCTAGGGCTTGCGACGCACCGAGTTATCTTCCTTTTACGAACAAACTGATGTGGAGAGGTTTATTGCAGCAAAGAAATGAAGAGCAAGTTACATGAAGTCGTCATCACCGAATTCAAAATCGTCGGTACCACCTAGGTCGAAATCTTgatctttcttgaatgcaCCGCCCAAATTGGTCTTACCTTTGACCTTTTTCTTACCGGCACCACCAGTAGCGGTACCGCCTCTAACACGCGCCAAACGAGCTTGTCTCTCCTCTCTCTCCTTATCCTTGATCAGAACGTTCAAAGTAGCTACTGTCTGTCTTATAGACTCAATAGACATTGGTTTTGCAACATCTCTGATCAAATCAATGGctaatgatgaagagtAGTTGAGTGGagatttcttgttcataGGGGTAATAGCAGCAGACAGAGCCTTCCTTAGATCTTGATATTCCCTCTTTGTTTCAGCGTTGAACAAAGGATGCGTTTCGATAGGTGTATCCTTGGTAAAGGCGGGTCTCATTATagcttgttcttcttgttccttttGTAAAGCACGAGCTCTTGGGTGTTCCTCGGCAACACCTAAACCTGCAAATAAGTCGGCGGCGTTGTTCAAGTCAGACTCAATTTCAGCTTTCTTGATCAACTCTTTACGTGTCTTTTCATCTAATGTATCAATATCTAATAAAACTTTATCAGTGGAGGattctttgcttttctttgcaCTTTTGGgttgttctttcttttgttttgaagaaggtttcttttcatcctcttctgcATCCCAAGATTGCATCACTGGTTCGTCATCACCTAGTTCAGCATCCCATGAATCCATTAAAACGGTGTCATCATTACCCATGGAACCGTTGATAGCATCGTCGTCCCAAGACATAGTAGTAAAGTTCTTTAAAATCTTCTTCCGCCGGGCTTTGCTCAGAATATAATAGTTACAGTTAACGCCAAAAGAATGCAGGCCAAATTAGTGGATGAGAGTAACGAAAGCAGAAAGTTGCAATTCCTTGATGAGCACTTTCTCACTAAGTTagcatgaaaaaaaaaatcgaaaatgttcaaaaacaGGTGTGCTCGTCGGATATGACATAGTGACTATTATAATGCCCATATTGGCGACACTATCTACGTTATACTAGCAGAGGGCTattataaataaataattatGTATGTGACGTATATTAGGTTTGGTTGAATGAACATTTATTTACAATTTTTAGAAGAGTGGCTAAATGTGAACCGCTTTTGTGTCTTCAATTTGGGTCGTCCTATGCTCCTATGATATTCTAAGATCAGAACCTTAAAACTGGGGAGATCTTGCCTCTTCGAGTTTCTGGATGACAAATGCCATGCCCATTCTACTTTTCTTGACGTTTTCATCGAATTTGGTGCGCGACCAATCCTCCacttttgatttgatgCCCATATTGAAGCCGCTAGAAAACTTTACCTGGCTTTCTGCTATCGTGCTACTCGTAGTGCCGTCGAATTGGTAGGTCGTGTACTCTTCTACCTTCATGATTCCGGTATGATCCAGGTTCCTGGTGTACGTCCTCATCGTGGAGTTAGCGGGATTGACTACCGAAACTTCGATAATCCATGTCTCTGTTATACCTCTCAAAAAGGGTTTGACCCAGGTAGGCAACTTTCCTGACTTCTTCAGCAGCCTTGTCGTGCGTAGATTTCCCTCCTGGTCCACTTTCCTTGATATCGTATCTATAGAAAGCACATGGGGGGAGTATGGATTGGGATatctattgaaaaaagcgCGTGAAACGGAGGCAAAATCGGTAGGGAATATGTGCGTGCTTTTGTGTGAAAGGACCATTGCTACTCGTTAAAACTCCTTACCGCCGTGTTCCAAATCAAAGGACTTCTGTACAAATATGATTGCCCATCCATCTGTCATAATAATTGTTTCTTAGCTTATTATTCAGGGAGAGTGCGGAGTTTTTCGCccgaaagaaaaagaaactgaaacTGGGCACGGTGATAACGTTATTGGTTAGGCAAAGTGTGTATAAAGAATGACATTGTAAGATGCAGAAGTATGTGGTATATTTATGTAGAGTTAGTTATGTCTTCTATAATAAGAGTGCACCCACGGCGAATGCACCCGCACCGTAGGCGATGTGAGCGCCTGCAAAGGCAGCATTGGTGGAGTTGGAGATTACGGACGCTACTCTACCGTTGACCGTGGACTTGTACGTAGTGGTCAATGTCTCGACTTCGGAACCAGATGTAGTCACGTAGGCTGACTTGATGGTGCTTACTACCTTGGAGCCCGAAGCTGATCCTGATGATGATCCCGACGATGATTTACTTGATGAAGCCGTGCTGCCCGGTGTAGCCGAGGACGGTAGCCACCAAATGGTAGATGTGTATGTTTCGCCTAGCGAATTTGTCGTGGTCACTAAAGTGATTGGCCCATTTGTTGATGTTGCGGTGGAGACTGCGGAAGTGACGCTTTCGCTTGATGTCTCGCTGGTGGGCTGCACAGACGCAGTTGAAGTTATAGTAGCAGCGGAGTTGGTTTCGGCCACCCACCATAGGTACTGTGTGGTGGTTTTTCCCTGTGCGTCCGTGGTCACCACAGTGGCACTTGGGGCCACAGCGTAGCTATTGCTGACGACGTTGCTGGTTTGTACCAAGTCCGTATTGGTAGAAGCTGCTGCCGATGTACTCTCTTGTGCGTCCTTTGCTGAGACGGACGTGGTCTCTTGAGGACttgagctttttttttgggagCTATCACTGGAGTCTTGGCCATCTAAGGAGCCAGAATCCTTTTGAGCACCGGCTATAGACAGTAAGGAGGCGATTAATATGGAATAAACTTTCATCttgtatttgtttattttgcTCTTGGCTTTTGTTAGAGAAACAGGTTTCCAGTCATTGGATATGGAGCGCACTTACATACTTATATATGCTTACTATCTCTCATAGGAAAGTAGGCATTTTTTAACTCCGCCACCAACCAAGGATATTACTGAGATTCCAAGCCCACTTAAGTGTTCGAATTCGTATTAATGGCGATTTTCTTGTCTatttttaaaaataatTGGAGGCTGACACTTTGAAACCAGCCACTGCAGTTATTGTGCTTCCGCTATTTAAAAAATGCCGAGAGCAAAAATCTCAAGTGCGGAAAACTAAACgtaaacaaatttttcagctgTACACAAACTACTTACAGGCCAGGCCGTCTTAACACACTACTGCTCACAACATGACAACACCAACATTACTGCGCCTTTCGACGTCATTAGTGTTGTCAGGATTCAAACCGCCTGTAATCGGGTTCGCTCTGTAGTTGAACAAGTAGAAGTTCAAGAACCCATCACCAGGcccaaatttcaaatcatcTAAGAACAATGTATTATCTTGCGAAGTTAACGCGTTGAAAACATCCATATTGGCGTTCTTGGCCAAGATACACGCATCGTATATCAACTCGCTTAAtctatttttcaatgccTTCGTGGCTTTTGGATCGAACCTGTTTTTGAACTGGAAATCAGCATCGGTGGCATAATAATACAAGTACCCGATACCCAAGTTCTTATAATTCTTGTTATTTAGAATTGTGAATGGTAATGAGTAGAACGAGAAAAAATCTGTGATTTGTCCACTTGGCTGCTCAACTACATATGAAAAGACTACTTGTTTATCCAAGGGCAACGatttttcaccaataaAATAATGTTTAAATTCCTCCTTagtgaaaatttggatCAGCTCAAATCTCGATTGGTATCTCTTAAACAACTCAAAGACTTgatcaatatcttcttcctttaaCTTTCTCAGTCCGgcagtttttgttttgtttggCAATGCATTCTCGGCAATCATATTCTCCTCCGTATACCCATCTGGTAAACCTGTAAAATCCACATCATAaagttttttccaattcaaaGGACGGTGAGTGTAACGGCAAGTACTCACGGGTGCTGGTAATACAATACCTGCCGTGTACAATGCATGCCAGATGCCACATTTATTAACTCGCCTAGTAATTTCCTTGATTAGGACAGGTGTCAATCTCTTCGATCTTAGTTGTTTGTGAACGCATAAGAAATTGATTTCCACGCTAGGTATTTCTTTAGCTCTAACGCCTAGTGTTACTGGGATAGCTGAAATAAAGGCAACTAGCTTTTGCGTTTCTTTGACACGAACACCAATGTGCCAATCCTTTTTCCAGCCCGGACATTTCAATGCccaattgaagaattccTTAGTATAGTTGAACCTGAACCCTGCATCGCGATCTTCAACGTAGTTTTCGTTTAGTAGAACGAAAACATCTTCTAGTTGCTTTTTATTGTCTACATCAATACTACACCATTCAAAGCTAGAAAGTAAAGGTAATGGCTTATCAGATATGTCTTCTGCCGTCTTTGGTTTATCAATGGGGCCCTCTTCCTCCACTTTTTCATCGAAATCCTTGACTGGCTGCGTCCTCCAGAATTTGTGGTCTCTCATAgcctttttctcttctggAGTGAATTTTGAAGTATCACCATTCTTCAATTGTAATAATTTTAGCAAATTCTCTAGTTTTTTAGCCTTATCCTCTTCTGACATTTCTAAAACACACTGACCGCACGATGCTAAAATCCTATGTTGGCCAGAACTGTTGAATATAAACACTACATATCCTGGAGAGCGTGCAACATTTATTATCTAAAGTTGTAGTGAATTAACTTTATCATGAGCAACGGCTGATATAAATTCATTATGTTGTTCAATGATAGTAAtactctttcaaaaaactcGAAAAACCTTCTTTGCAAGAACAACTCATGCATTGATTATGTAGCTACGATTGCATTTCCCGgttctttgaatttcaaaatcccACTCTTCACTTAATTTCGAAGGGATTTGGAAGCTTACCTTATTATTCAAGCAAGAACACTTACCAGATTGGGATCATGAAAACGAACACACAAGCGTGAAAGAAACCATCCATGCTATTCTAATGCCATGCCAACCTATTTGAAGCTGTTATACTGGCTCATAAGGTAAGCGCATCATGTACCTTATGTGCGTACTTTTACCGAATGGGGTAACgccatttttctttggtcttcgaaaaaaaaaaaaagtgaaaaatttatctCGATGAGCTGAGATGAGCTTGAAAAAGCATAGCGTTTGAATAGATAGAGCAAGCAATAACAAGGTATCCTATACAATTCACATTacctttgtttttattcgGGGTTttagaagaggaaaaaagcaagTAACAGATGATTTCTGCTACAAATTGGGTCCCAAGAGGATTTTCTTCGGAATTTCCTGAAAAGTATATCttggatgatgaagaaatggaaagaatCAACCAATTAGCGCAATTGAACTTGGATGATGCTAAGGCCAGCTTGGAAGAAGTAGAAGGTAAACCTGAGGTCGAAGATGATACTGAGGCTAAACCTGCCCCAGCCGGTTCTGAAAGATTGAAAGATCAGCTTGAGATAgatgatgatttgaaagaatatAATATGGAGGAGTACGACGAGGAAGAGGCTACTGATAATGAAGATGGTAAAGACGTATCTATGTTTCCAGGTCTAAGCAACGACAGCGACGTTAAATATCatgaaggtgaagaagGCGAAGATCCATATATTTCATTGCCTAATCAAGAGGATACTCAGGAGGAGAAGCAAGAGTTACAAGTTTATCCATCTGATAACTTGGTTCTTGCCACAAGAACGGAGGATGACGTTTCATATCTGGATGTTTACGTTTATGACGATGGTGCCGGGTTCCACAGCGATGATATTCCGGTCGAAGAAGGTGATGAGGCTGACCCAGATGTCGCTCGTGGTCTGGTTCGTGATCCTGCACTATACGTTCACCATGATTTAATGTTGCCCGCGTTCCCATTATGCGTGGAGTGGCTTGATTACAAAGTCGGATCCAGTTCTGAAGAAGCTGCTAATTACGCTGCTATCGGTACATTTGATCCGCAAATTGAGATTTGGAACTTGGACTGTGTTGACAAATCCTTTCCAGATATGATTTTGGGTGAACCTCATGACAATTCAATGGCATCTTTgcaaagcaaaaaaaagaagaagaa
This genomic window from Saccharomyces kudriavzevii IFO 1802 strain IFO1802 genome assembly, chromosome: 12 contains:
- the HCR1 gene encoding translation initiation factor eIF3 core subunit j (similar to Saccharomyces cerevisiae HCR1 (YLR192C); ancestral locus Anc_7.363): MSWDDDAINGSMGNDDTVLMDSWDAELGDDEPVMQSWDAEEDEKKPSSKQKKEQPKSAKKSKESSTDKVLLDIDTLDEKTRKELIKKAEIESDLNNAADLFAGLGVAEEHPRARALQKEQEEQAIMRPAFTKDTPIETHPLFNAETKREYQDLRKALSAAITPMNKKSPLNYSSSLAIDLIRDVAKPMSIESIRQTVATLNVLIKDKEREERQARLARVRGGTATGGAGKKKVKGKTNLGGAFKKDQDFDLGGTDDFEFGDDDFM
- the UPS1 gene encoding Ups1p (similar to Saccharomyces cerevisiae UPS1 (YLR193C); ancestral locus Anc_7.359), translating into MVLSHKSTHIFPTDFASVSRAFFNRYPNPYSPHVLSIDTISRKVDQEGNLRTTRLLKKSGKLPTWVKPFLRGITETWIIEVSVVNPANSTMRTYTRNLDHTGIMKVEEYTTYQFDGTTSSTIAESQVKFSSGFNMGIKSKVEDWSRTKFDENVKKSRMGMAFVIQKLEEARSPQF
- the NCW2 gene encoding Ncw2p (similar to Saccharomyces cerevisiae YLR194C; ancestral locus Anc_7.358), which codes for MKVYSILIASLLSIAGAQKDSGSLDGQDSSDSSQKKSSSPQETTSVSAKDAQESTSAAASTNTDLVQTSNVVSNSYAVAPSATVVTTDAQGKTTTQYLWWVAETNSAATITSTASVQPTSETSSESVTSAVSTATSTNGPITLVTTTNSLGETYTSTIWWLPSSATPGSTASSSKSSSGSSSGSASGSKVVSTIKSAYVTTSGSEVETLTTTYKSTVNGRVASVISNSTNAAFAGAHIAYGAGAFAVGALLL
- the NMT1 gene encoding glycylpeptide N-tetradecanoyltransferase NMT1 (similar to Saccharomyces cerevisiae NMT1 (YLR195C); ancestral locus Anc_7.357), with the protein product MSEEDKAKKLENLLKLLQLKNGDTSKFTPEEKKAMRDHKFWRTQPVKDFDEKVEEEGPIDKPKTAEDISDKPLPLLSSFEWCSIDVDNKKQLEDVFVLLNENYVEDRDAGFRFNYTKEFFNWALKCPGWKKDWHIGVRVKETQKLVAFISAIPVTLGVRAKEIPSVEINFLCVHKQLRSKRLTPVLIKEITRRVNKCGIWHALYTAGIVLPAPVSTCRYTHRPLNWKKLYDVDFTGLPDGYTEENMIAENALPNKTKTAGLRKLKEEDIDQVFELFKRYQSRFELIQIFTKEEFKHYFIGEKSLPLDKQVVFSYVVEQPSGQITDFFSFYSLPFTILNNKNYKNLGIGYLYYYATDADFQFKNRFDPKATKALKNRLSELIYDACILAKNANMDVFNALTSQDNTLFLDDLKFGPGDGFLNFYLFNYRANPITGGLNPDNTNDVERRSNVGVVML